The Flavobacterium sp. HJ-32-4 genome contains a region encoding:
- a CDS encoding dienelactone hydrolase family protein — MKRIFILCMAFFSLTAAFGQLDPVGYVENGQQLRGYSALPAREIREKAGVLILPAWMGIDDHAKEAALSLAKMGYHAFVADIYGEGKYPKNMEEAGKMAGYYKKNIGEYHKRIQAALDQLIKAGADPNRIVVIGYCFGGTGAIEAARMNMAVKGVVSFHGGLGRDAARAIQTIAPKVLVLHGADDPYVPADEVATFQQEMRDGKADWQMIYYAGAVHAFSDPYAGSDNSKGAAYNAKAASRSWEHMLVFLKEVLK, encoded by the coding sequence ATGAAACGCATTTTTATTCTCTGTATGGCATTTTTTTCACTCACTGCCGCTTTCGGACAATTGGATCCGGTTGGGTATGTGGAGAACGGACAACAACTGCGAGGGTACTCGGCGCTTCCGGCGCGTGAGATACGTGAGAAAGCCGGTGTTTTGATTCTACCCGCCTGGATGGGTATCGACGACCACGCGAAAGAGGCAGCGTTATCACTGGCTAAAATGGGCTACCATGCCTTTGTGGCCGATATCTACGGAGAAGGGAAATACCCTAAGAACATGGAAGAAGCCGGCAAAATGGCCGGTTATTATAAAAAGAACATCGGCGAGTACCACAAACGCATCCAGGCCGCGCTTGACCAGTTGATCAAGGCCGGTGCTGATCCCAACCGCATCGTCGTGATCGGCTATTGTTTCGGGGGAACAGGCGCCATCGAGGCCGCGCGGATGAACATGGCAGTAAAGGGCGTCGTATCCTTCCACGGCGGTTTAGGTCGTGATGCTGCACGTGCCATCCAAACCATTGCACCTAAGGTCTTGGTGTTGCACGGCGCCGACGATCCTTACGTGCCCGCCGACGAAGTCGCTACTTTCCAGCAAGAAATGCGCGACGGCAAGGCCGATTGGCAGATGATTTACTACGCCGGTGCCGTACACGCCTTCAGCGACCCTTATGCCGGCAGCGACAATTCGAAAGGTGCCGCTTACAATGCCAAGGCCGCTTCCCGTTCGTGGGAGCATATGTTGGTTTTCCTGAAAGAGGTCCTGAAATAA
- a CDS encoding chorismate-binding protein has translation MNLDELLGQALRCQADGRPFVVYRKPEAETVQALFQTDATPYPVDFSAAGYVFAPFDGVPLWIPAAHAERHSASWKARPFVRASQVVMEDAAAREHHVSLVRKGVEAIRDGRFDKVVLSRRQSMPVHDTDCTAVFRRMLDAYPEACVYLWWHPSSGYWMGAFAEQLAHVSGHYLTTMALAGTRVAGTTAEWGEKEQQEQRFVTEAIEEALAPFSKRISKGETETITAGRLEHIRTMVLAALREDVALEPLVYALHPTPAVCGRPKEAARDFILQEEGYDRQFYAGFHGEVNLGWQTDLFVNLRCLRWTETEAHLFIGGGITADSDAEKEWEETVNKAGTMAAVLAVTK, from the coding sequence ATGAACCTGGACGAACTACTCGGGCAGGCGCTGCGATGCCAGGCAGACGGGCGTCCGTTTGTGGTCTACCGCAAGCCGGAGGCCGAGACGGTGCAGGCGCTCTTCCAGACGGATGCTACGCCCTATCCGGTTGATTTTTCAGCCGCGGGCTACGTGTTTGCGCCCTTTGACGGCGTCCCCTTGTGGATTCCGGCGGCGCATGCCGAGCGCCATTCCGCTTCGTGGAAAGCCCGACCGTTTGTGCGGGCATCGCAGGTGGTAATGGAGGACGCTGCGGCACGCGAACATCATGTTTCGTTGGTGCGGAAAGGCGTGGAGGCGATACGTGACGGTCGTTTTGACAAGGTGGTGTTGTCACGGAGGCAGTCGATGCCGGTACACGATACGGATTGTACTGCGGTATTCCGTAGGATGCTTGACGCTTATCCCGAGGCCTGCGTCTACCTGTGGTGGCATCCGTCGTCAGGGTATTGGATGGGCGCTTTCGCGGAACAATTGGCGCACGTATCGGGGCATTACCTCACAACCATGGCACTGGCAGGCACGCGCGTAGCGGGCACCACCGCGGAATGGGGCGAAAAAGAACAACAGGAACAGCGGTTCGTGACCGAGGCGATCGAAGAAGCGTTGGCACCTTTTTCAAAACGCATCTCGAAAGGCGAAACGGAGACCATAACGGCCGGACGTCTCGAACACATCCGGACGATGGTGTTGGCGGCATTGAGGGAAGACGTCGCATTGGAGCCTTTGGTGTATGCACTGCACCCGACGCCCGCGGTGTGCGGACGCCCGAAAGAAGCGGCACGCGACTTCATTTTACAGGAAGAAGGATACGACCGACAGTTTTATGCCGGTTTTCACGGCGAAGTCAACCTCGGCTGGCAAACCGATTTGTTCGTAAATTTGCGGTGCCTGCGCTGGACGGAAACAGAAGCGCACCTCTTCATCGGCGGTGGCATCACGGCAGACAGCGATGCGGAGAAGGAGTGGGAGGAAACCGTGAACAAGGCAGGTACGATGGCAGCCGTTTTGGCTGTAACTAAATAA
- a CDS encoding DUF6452 family protein, with the protein MKKLPALLLLAALALVSCEKDDICDGGASSTPRVVIEFFDIADPSESKNVIDLKVVGTGMETPLVFNEAATDDRQYLANTNKIAVPLRTTSGNTEYAFIFNADATDPTQTFTDTIDFNYTTSEVYVSRACGFKKEFDFLPGTDPLMPPVMLNNNPNAGSGSWIQDIRIVQYHIEDETETHVYIMY; encoded by the coding sequence ATGAAAAAGCTCCCGGCGCTGCTGTTACTGGCCGCGCTTGCCCTTGTCTCATGCGAGAAAGACGATATCTGCGACGGAGGTGCGTCGAGTACGCCGCGCGTCGTAATCGAATTTTTCGACATCGCCGACCCCTCCGAATCCAAGAACGTGATTGACCTGAAGGTAGTCGGAACCGGAATGGAGACGCCATTGGTCTTCAATGAAGCGGCTACCGACGACCGGCAATATCTGGCCAACACCAATAAGATAGCGGTGCCACTCCGAACCACCAGTGGAAATACCGAATACGCGTTCATTTTCAATGCCGACGCGACCGACCCTACCCAAACCTTTACCGATACGATAGACTTTAACTATACGACGAGCGAAGTGTATGTATCGCGGGCCTGCGGTTTTAAAAAGGAATTCGACTTCCTACCGGGAACGGATCCGCTGATGCCGCCCGTTATGCTGAACAACAACCCGAATGCCGGTTCCGGCTCGTGGATACAGGACATACGTATCGTACAATACCACATCGAAGATGAAACGGAGACACACGTATATATTATGTATTAG
- a CDS encoding DUF6048 family protein, translating to MKRRHTYILCISLLLAVSAGFAQSPTADSVPIRKDRYGLRLGVDVLKLARTFYENDYRGLELTGDYRLSKRYYAAAEVGNESKTTVEDNINFTTKGSYVKIGFDYNAHTNWLDLENMIYIGLRYGFSTFQQELNSYRVYNPNPYWGEDDQSISGNEYKGLTAHWAEAVVGIKAQVFRDVFVGFSFRMNRLLSSKEPSGFENLYIPGYNRVYSAEFGVGMNYTVSYFIPLYKKDKVKAGKSDGKKTKKGN from the coding sequence ATGAAACGGAGACACACGTATATATTATGTATTAGCCTTCTGCTGGCGGTCAGTGCAGGTTTTGCACAATCGCCAACAGCCGACAGTGTGCCAATCCGGAAAGACCGTTATGGCCTTCGGTTGGGTGTTGACGTGCTGAAACTGGCGCGGACTTTTTATGAGAACGACTACCGCGGACTCGAACTGACGGGGGATTATCGCCTTTCAAAGCGGTATTATGCGGCGGCGGAAGTAGGTAATGAAAGTAAAACGACGGTAGAAGACAATATCAATTTCACGACGAAAGGCAGCTACGTGAAGATCGGGTTTGACTATAATGCCCACACCAACTGGCTGGATCTTGAAAACATGATCTATATCGGCTTGCGCTATGGATTCAGTACGTTCCAGCAGGAGTTGAACTCGTATCGCGTGTACAATCCAAACCCGTATTGGGGTGAGGACGACCAATCGATTTCAGGTAATGAATACAAAGGACTGACGGCGCATTGGGCGGAAGCCGTGGTGGGTATAAAGGCGCAGGTCTTTCGGGATGTATTCGTAGGCTTCAGCTTCCGGATGAACCGCCTTCTTTCGAGCAAAGAACCAAGCGGATTCGAAAACCTGTACATACCCGGATACAACCGCGTATACTCCGCAGAGTTCGGGGTAGGAATGAACTATACGGTCTCTTATTTCATCCCTCTGTATAAGAAGGACAAGGTCAAGGCAGGGAAAAGCGACGGGAAAAAGACCAAAAAGGGAAACTGA
- a CDS encoding PaaI family thioesterase → MAIDKEKALEMCNRFSKNTLMEHLGIEYIDAGDDFLKASMPVNPQVHQPMGLLHGGATVALAESVGSAASLMFINPEVQEVRGIEISANHLKSKRNGMVYGTARIIHQGRSLHLWEIRVEDENGALISLCKLTNMILPRRR, encoded by the coding sequence ATGGCCATAGATAAAGAAAAAGCACTGGAAATGTGCAACCGTTTTTCAAAGAATACGCTGATGGAGCACCTCGGGATCGAGTATATCGATGCGGGGGATGATTTCCTGAAGGCGAGCATGCCGGTGAACCCGCAGGTGCACCAACCGATGGGCCTGCTGCACGGCGGGGCGACGGTGGCGCTGGCGGAAAGCGTGGGCAGTGCGGCGTCGCTGATGTTCATCAACCCCGAGGTGCAGGAAGTGCGGGGCATCGAGATTTCGGCCAACCACCTGAAAAGCAAACGAAACGGTATGGTATATGGCACGGCACGCATCATCCACCAGGGTCGGAGCCTGCATTTGTGGGAAATCCGGGTGGAGGACGAGAACGGGGCGCTGATTTCGCTTTGCAAACTGACGAATATGATTTTACCGCGCCGCCGATGA
- the bshB1 gene encoding bacillithiol biosynthesis deacetylase BshB1: MKLDILAFGAHPDDVELGCGGTLAKEIAAGKKVGVVDLTRGELGTRGTADIRDQEAAKAAEILGLAVRENLGMRDGFFVNDEAHQLKIMEVLRKYRPDIVICNAIDDRHIDHGKGSKLVSDACFLSGLRRIETLQDGQPQEAWRPKVVYHYIQWRNIEPDVTVDISGFIDKKIESVLAYGSQFYDPNSDEPETAISSKAFLDGVRFRAQDLGRLIGTDYAEGFTVERYVAVERLSDLK; the protein is encoded by the coding sequence ATGAAACTCGATATACTGGCATTTGGCGCCCATCCTGATGATGTGGAACTGGGCTGCGGCGGCACCCTGGCGAAAGAAATAGCGGCAGGGAAGAAAGTAGGGGTGGTGGACCTCACGCGGGGCGAATTGGGCACGCGAGGCACCGCCGACATCCGCGACCAGGAAGCGGCGAAAGCGGCGGAGATACTCGGACTCGCGGTGCGGGAAAACCTCGGCATGCGCGACGGTTTCTTCGTAAACGACGAGGCGCACCAACTGAAGATTATGGAAGTACTGCGGAAGTACCGCCCGGACATCGTGATCTGCAACGCCATCGACGACCGGCATATCGACCATGGAAAAGGGAGTAAGCTGGTGTCGGATGCCTGTTTCCTTTCCGGTCTACGCCGGATTGAGACGTTGCAGGACGGACAACCGCAGGAGGCATGGCGCCCAAAGGTGGTGTACCATTACATCCAATGGAGAAACATCGAACCGGATGTGACGGTGGATATCTCCGGCTTTATTGACAAAAAGATCGAATCGGTGCTGGCGTATGGTTCGCAGTTCTATGATCCGAATTCGGATGAACCCGAAACGGCGATTTCGTCAAAGGCGTTTCTCGACGGCGTGCGGTTCCGCGCGCAGGACCTCGGCCGCCTGATTGGTACCGACTATGCCGAAGGGTTTACGGTAGAGCGGTATGTGGCGGTAGAGCGGTTGAGTGATTTGAAGTGA
- the rlmD gene encoding 23S rRNA (uracil(1939)-C(5))-methyltransferase RlmD, which produces MGKRSADRLIFENIAVTDAGAKGVSVAKAPDGRVIFIPNVVPGDIVDVQTFRKRKAYYEGKAIAIRQASPHRTEPVCEHFGSCGGCKWQNMTYERQLFHKENEVINHLRRIGKIELPECEPILGSKETYFYRNKMEFAFSNARWLTPEEIASGEEANDRDALGFHIPRMWDKILDIRKCWLQPDPSNAIRNGLREFARNHDIPFFDPRNHGGLLRTLMIRTASTGEVMVLIQFYQEDREKRELVLDYLADTFPQITSLLYVINGKANDTIYDQEVHLYKGRVYILEEMEGLSFSINAKSFYQTNPAQAYELYKVARDFAGLTGNEVVYDLYTGTGTIAQFVSRNARKVVGVEAVPEAIADAWENARRNGIENCSFHVGDMKNVFNDAFIAEHGRPDVIITDPPRDGMHRDVVEQILKIAPEKVVYVSCNSATQARDLALMDAQYKVTRVRPVDMFPQTHHVENVVLLEKR; this is translated from the coding sequence ATGGGAAAACGAAGTGCCGACAGGCTCATTTTTGAAAATATCGCCGTAACCGATGCCGGCGCCAAAGGAGTATCGGTCGCCAAAGCCCCTGACGGACGGGTGATCTTCATCCCGAATGTAGTGCCGGGAGACATCGTTGACGTGCAGACCTTCCGGAAGCGCAAGGCCTATTATGAAGGCAAGGCCATCGCCATCCGGCAGGCTTCGCCCCATCGCACCGAACCGGTGTGTGAGCATTTCGGCAGTTGTGGCGGCTGTAAATGGCAGAACATGACGTATGAACGCCAGCTTTTCCACAAGGAAAACGAAGTGATCAACCACCTGCGCCGCATCGGGAAAATCGAACTTCCGGAGTGTGAACCGATCCTGGGCTCGAAGGAAACGTATTTCTACCGCAACAAAATGGAATTCGCCTTCTCGAATGCCCGTTGGCTGACACCTGAGGAGATTGCATCCGGAGAGGAGGCGAACGACCGCGACGCGTTGGGCTTCCATATTCCACGGATGTGGGACAAAATACTTGACATCCGCAAATGCTGGCTCCAACCGGATCCCTCAAATGCTATCCGTAATGGCTTGCGCGAGTTTGCCCGCAACCATGACATCCCGTTCTTCGACCCGCGCAACCACGGTGGACTGCTGCGTACGCTCATGATCCGGACGGCGTCAACCGGTGAGGTCATGGTGTTGATCCAGTTTTACCAGGAAGACCGCGAAAAGCGCGAGTTGGTACTTGACTATCTGGCGGATACGTTCCCGCAGATTACGTCGCTGTTGTATGTCATCAACGGCAAGGCCAACGATACCATCTACGACCAGGAGGTGCACCTATACAAAGGACGGGTCTACATCCTCGAAGAGATGGAAGGCCTTTCCTTCAGCATCAACGCCAAATCCTTCTACCAAACGAATCCGGCCCAGGCGTATGAACTTTATAAAGTCGCCCGCGATTTCGCCGGCCTGACCGGAAACGAAGTAGTCTATGACCTTTACACCGGAACGGGCACCATTGCGCAGTTCGTATCGCGGAATGCCCGCAAAGTCGTAGGCGTTGAAGCCGTTCCGGAAGCGATTGCCGATGCATGGGAGAACGCCCGACGAAACGGCATCGAAAATTGCAGCTTCCATGTGGGCGATATGAAAAATGTGTTTAACGACGCGTTTATTGCCGAACATGGGCGCCCTGATGTCATCATTACCGATCCACCACGAGACGGCATGCACCGCGATGTAGTGGAGCAAATCCTGAAGATTGCGCCTGAAAAAGTCGTGTATGTATCGTGTAACTCCGCCACCCAGGCCCGTGACCTTGCCCTCATGGATGCTCAGTACAAAGTGACGCGCGTGCGGCCGGTTGACATGTTTCCGCAGACGCACCATGTCGAAAATGTCGTACTTTTGGAAAAACGATAG
- a CDS encoding M28 family peptidase — protein sequence MKRLLLCGALFATALTFGQKDAQKYAKTITAAELKAHLTIIASDEMEGRDTGSEGQKKAGRYLIEQYKKEGIPAPNAAPEYLQPVSSEYMFTVGGEKLPDSENIVAFIEGSELPGEIVVVSAHYDHVGTRNGVVYNGADDDGTGTSTLLEIAQALQQAKKDGKGPRRSVLILHCTGEEHGLYGSQFYSEHPLFPLEDTVADVNIDMIGRHDDAHKKSSDYIYVIGSDYLSTDLYNICEKANYGKLALDYTYNDRRDPNRFYYRSDHYNFGKNGVPSVFLFTGVHEDYHQPGDDVEKIEFEAFEKRARYAFAIVWEIANRDGRLKIDRDGNGNPK from the coding sequence ATGAAACGACTACTGCTATGCGGCGCGCTGTTCGCCACCGCACTTACCTTCGGGCAGAAAGACGCCCAGAAATATGCCAAAACCATTACCGCGGCGGAGCTGAAGGCGCACCTGACAATCATCGCATCGGATGAAATGGAAGGGCGCGATACCGGATCAGAAGGGCAAAAGAAAGCTGGACGTTATCTGATCGAACAGTATAAGAAGGAGGGCATTCCGGCACCGAACGCCGCGCCAGAATACCTGCAACCGGTTTCTTCCGAATATATGTTCACCGTCGGAGGTGAAAAACTACCGGACTCGGAGAATATCGTTGCCTTTATCGAAGGATCGGAACTGCCCGGCGAAATCGTGGTGGTGTCGGCGCACTACGACCATGTAGGCACCCGAAACGGGGTGGTATATAACGGTGCGGACGATGACGGCACCGGAACCTCTACCCTGCTGGAAATCGCCCAGGCGCTGCAACAGGCGAAGAAAGACGGGAAGGGCCCTCGCCGGTCGGTGTTGATTTTGCATTGTACGGGAGAGGAACACGGACTCTACGGCTCGCAATTCTACTCGGAACATCCGTTGTTTCCGCTGGAGGACACCGTAGCCGATGTTAACATCGATATGATCGGACGGCACGACGACGCGCACAAAAAAAGCAGTGATTATATCTACGTGATCGGATCCGATTACCTGTCGACCGACCTCTACAACATCTGCGAAAAGGCGAATTATGGCAAGCTGGCCCTCGATTATACTTATAACGACCGCCGCGACCCGAACCGTTTCTACTACCGTTCCGACCACTACAACTTCGGGAAGAACGGCGTGCCGTCGGTGTTTCTGTTCACAGGCGTGCACGAAGATTACCACCAACCGGGTGATGATGTCGAGAAAATCGAGTTCGAGGCATTCGAAAAACGCGCGCGCTATGCGTTTGCCATCGTGTGGGAAATCGCCAACCGCGATGGGCGCCTGAAAATCGACCGCGACGGCAACGGCAACCCCAAGTAA
- a CDS encoding DUF3667 domain-containing protein, producing MSKHPLRQDKTCLNCRHVVEKRYCPNCGQENTDTRKSFHELFVHFFEDLTHYENSFWKTIRNLLLRPASLTREYLSGKRMSYLAPVRLYIFISFVTFLTIGLLPSDDDEHDNVVNIGSHQTPTKPNDEIPAVMGVQLDSLEKKNAVEVKRNDDLVVGDYESVRALDSAQAKLPEAKKLGWLEYKLERSFAEVNEYKKKHPEEYERKLAESIQHNIPKAIFLYMPLFAFGLWIFHGKKRWYYFDHGIFTLHYFSFLLLTFTLTSVLVELLDLIPVSWIDAINIVLTLFLMGWWFFYFFRSHSKFYGEKRWVSRLKGLALFVINIFLISFFIVGLLIYSMVNLH from the coding sequence ATGTCAAAACATCCGCTACGTCAAGACAAGACCTGCCTGAACTGCCGGCACGTCGTGGAAAAACGTTATTGTCCGAATTGCGGACAGGAAAATACCGACACCCGAAAATCGTTCCATGAGCTCTTCGTCCACTTTTTCGAGGACCTGACGCATTATGAGAACTCCTTCTGGAAAACCATCCGGAACCTGTTGCTACGGCCGGCTTCCCTCACCAGGGAATACCTGTCAGGCAAACGGATGTCGTATCTGGCGCCGGTTCGGTTGTATATCTTCATCAGTTTCGTGACCTTCCTGACCATTGGGCTATTACCTTCCGATGATGACGAACATGACAACGTAGTCAACATAGGCTCTCACCAGACACCCACAAAACCCAACGACGAAATACCAGCGGTAATGGGCGTCCAACTTGACAGCCTTGAGAAAAAAAATGCGGTAGAAGTGAAACGTAACGATGACCTGGTGGTAGGTGATTATGAATCCGTACGCGCGCTTGATTCCGCGCAGGCGAAGCTTCCTGAAGCAAAGAAACTGGGCTGGCTGGAATACAAATTGGAGCGAAGTTTTGCCGAGGTCAATGAGTATAAGAAAAAACATCCCGAGGAGTACGAGCGGAAACTGGCCGAATCCATCCAACACAATATACCAAAGGCCATCTTCCTATATATGCCGCTTTTCGCGTTCGGGCTCTGGATCTTCCACGGAAAGAAACGCTGGTATTATTTCGACCACGGTATCTTTACCCTCCATTATTTCTCGTTCCTTCTCTTGACATTTACGTTGACGTCGGTGCTCGTGGAATTGCTTGATTTGATTCCCGTCAGTTGGATTGACGCCATCAACATTGTGTTGACCTTATTCCTGATGGGCTGGTGGTTCTTCTACTTCTTCCGGTCACACAGCAAATTCTATGGCGAAAAACGCTGGGTATCGCGACTGAAAGGTCTCGCTCTTTTCGTTATCAACATTTTCCTAATTTCCTTCTTTATCGTAGGCCTGCTGATTTACAGCATGGTAAACCTCCACTGA